From the genome of Thermoflexus hugenholtzii, one region includes:
- the alaS gene encoding alanine--tRNA ligase → MEKRNTVRMSAAQIRQAFLDFFAARGHTIVPSSSLVPVGDPTLLFTNAGMNQFKNVFLGLETRPYKRAASVQKCMRVSGKHNDLENVGPSPRHHTFFEMLGNFSFGDYFKREAIHYAFECLTQVYGLDPERLVFTVHQEDDEAYRVWVEEIGAPRERVFRMGDKTNFWMMGDTGPCGPTSEIHYDWGPEHCTCGDPNCSVALDNGCDRWLELWNLVFMQFDQKADGTRVPLPRPGVDTGMGLERLAAVLQGVFSNYETDLFVPIIERTREIRGHTRAEMEANIVAYRVIADHTRAAAFLIADGVLPGNVGRGYVLRMIIRRAARFGRKIGFEEPFMARVAEAVIEIMGGHYRELVDRREHIFRTLTQEEERFLRTLDLGLSRLEEVLQELATRGARVVPGEEAFRLYDSYGLPLEITRDVARERGFAVDELGFQQAMAQQRERARATERFELDTEQLARYRRLLASLQDKGLVGDQGVEYDPYSGTERETTVAALLVNGEPVQVARPGDRVEVVLPATCFYVESGGQVSDTGHIARYPEGGGDPLWEIEVEDTRQPIPGLIVHIGRVKSGHPRVGDPAWAVVDFERRWDIMRNHTATHLLHAELRSLLGTHVVQAGSLVAPDRLRFDFTHGAILSQDELDAIVYDINEAILMDYPVNVSYEPYQQAIASGAMALFGEKYGEIVRVVRIGWPDEPPISAELCGGTHVYNTSQIGAFVVTYEGGVGSGVRRLEAVTGREAVRLIQDRMRRLSHAATYLEVRPEEVDRKVLDLLDRIQSLEKELARLRREVARQEFEALMKRVERVGDIQVLAAESRVGDIEQLREMTDWFRERVRTNGVIVLASVIGGRPSFVAAVTPDLAERGLDAVRVVRAVAQVVGGSGGGRPTLAQAGGRDVSKIGEALHQAPRLVSEWLKRSAAS, encoded by the coding sequence ATGGAGAAGCGGAACACGGTTCGGATGAGCGCAGCGCAGATCCGTCAAGCGTTCCTGGACTTTTTCGCGGCCCGGGGCCACACCATCGTCCCCAGCTCCTCTCTGGTGCCGGTGGGGGACCCCACGTTGCTCTTCACCAACGCCGGGATGAACCAGTTCAAGAACGTCTTCCTGGGCCTGGAGACCCGCCCCTACAAGCGGGCGGCTTCCGTCCAGAAGTGCATGCGGGTATCCGGCAAGCACAACGACCTGGAGAACGTGGGACCCAGCCCTCGCCACCACACCTTCTTTGAGATGCTGGGCAACTTCTCCTTCGGCGATTACTTCAAGCGCGAGGCCATCCACTACGCCTTCGAATGCCTCACCCAGGTCTACGGCCTGGACCCGGAGCGGCTGGTGTTCACCGTCCACCAGGAGGACGACGAAGCCTATCGCGTCTGGGTGGAGGAGATCGGCGCGCCGCGGGAGCGGGTCTTCCGCATGGGGGACAAAACCAACTTCTGGATGATGGGGGACACCGGCCCCTGCGGACCGACCTCGGAGATCCACTACGACTGGGGGCCGGAGCATTGCACATGCGGCGATCCGAACTGCAGCGTGGCCCTGGACAACGGCTGCGACCGCTGGCTGGAGCTGTGGAACCTGGTGTTCATGCAGTTCGATCAGAAGGCCGATGGGACGCGGGTGCCTCTCCCCCGCCCGGGGGTGGACACCGGGATGGGGCTGGAGCGGCTGGCCGCGGTGCTCCAGGGAGTTTTCTCCAACTATGAGACGGATCTCTTCGTCCCCATCATCGAGCGGACCCGGGAGATCCGCGGGCATACCCGCGCGGAGATGGAGGCGAACATCGTGGCCTACCGGGTGATCGCCGATCACACCCGCGCCGCCGCCTTCCTCATCGCGGATGGGGTGCTGCCGGGGAACGTCGGCCGCGGCTATGTGCTGCGGATGATCATCCGCCGGGCCGCCCGCTTCGGCCGCAAGATCGGCTTCGAGGAGCCCTTCATGGCCCGCGTGGCGGAGGCGGTGATCGAGATCATGGGCGGGCACTACCGGGAGCTGGTGGACCGCCGGGAGCACATCTTCCGCACCCTCACCCAGGAGGAGGAACGCTTCCTGCGCACCCTGGACCTGGGGCTCTCCCGCCTGGAGGAGGTGCTGCAGGAGCTGGCCACCCGGGGCGCCCGGGTCGTGCCCGGCGAGGAAGCCTTCCGCCTCTATGACTCCTACGGGCTCCCCCTGGAGATCACCCGGGACGTGGCCCGGGAGCGCGGGTTCGCGGTGGATGAGCTCGGCTTCCAGCAGGCGATGGCCCAGCAGCGGGAACGGGCGCGAGCCACCGAGCGCTTCGAGCTGGACACCGAGCAGCTGGCCCGATATCGCCGGCTGCTGGCGTCCCTCCAGGACAAAGGGCTGGTGGGCGACCAGGGGGTGGAATACGACCCCTACAGCGGGACGGAGCGCGAGACCACCGTGGCCGCCCTCCTGGTGAACGGGGAGCCCGTGCAGGTGGCCCGCCCGGGCGACCGGGTGGAAGTCGTGCTGCCCGCCACCTGCTTCTACGTGGAGAGCGGCGGGCAGGTGAGCGACACCGGCCACATCGCCCGCTACCCGGAGGGAGGCGGGGACCCGCTGTGGGAGATCGAGGTGGAAGACACCCGCCAGCCCATCCCCGGCCTCATCGTCCATATCGGCCGGGTGAAGTCCGGTCACCCCCGGGTGGGTGACCCGGCCTGGGCGGTGGTGGACTTCGAGCGCCGCTGGGACATCATGCGCAACCACACCGCCACCCACCTCCTGCACGCCGAGCTGCGCTCCCTGCTGGGCACCCACGTGGTCCAGGCCGGCTCCCTGGTGGCGCCGGACCGGTTGCGCTTCGACTTCACCCACGGGGCCATCCTCAGCCAGGACGAGCTGGACGCCATCGTCTACGACATCAACGAGGCCATCCTGATGGATTACCCGGTGAACGTGAGCTACGAGCCGTATCAACAGGCCATCGCCAGCGGGGCCATGGCCCTGTTCGGCGAGAAATACGGGGAGATCGTCCGGGTGGTCCGCATCGGGTGGCCCGATGAGCCGCCCATCAGCGCGGAGCTGTGCGGAGGGACCCACGTTTACAACACCTCGCAGATCGGGGCCTTCGTGGTCACTTACGAGGGCGGGGTGGGCTCCGGCGTCCGCCGCCTGGAGGCGGTGACCGGGCGGGAGGCGGTGCGCCTGATCCAGGACCGGATGCGGCGGCTGAGCCACGCGGCGACTTACCTGGAGGTGCGGCCGGAGGAGGTGGACCGCAAGGTCCTGGACCTGCTGGACCGCATCCAATCCCTGGAAAAGGAGCTGGCCCGGCTGCGGCGGGAGGTCGCGCGCCAGGAGTTCGAGGCCCTGATGAAGCGGGTAGAGCGGGTGGGCGACATCCAGGTGCTGGCCGCCGAGAGCCGGGTCGGGGACATCGAGCAGCTGCGGGAGATGACGGACTGGTTCCGGGAGCGGGTGCGGACCAACGGGGTGATCGTGCTGGCCTCCGTCATTGGCGGGCGGCCGAGCTTTGTGGCCGCCGTCACGCCGGACCTCGCCGAGCGGGGGCTGGATGCGGTGCGGGTGGTGCGGGCGGTGGCCCAGGTGGTGGGCGGCAGCGGGGGCGGTCGCCCCACCCTGGCCCAGGCCGGCGGCCGCGACGTGAGCAAGATCGGCGAGGCCCTCCACCAGGCCCCCCGCCTGGTCTCCGAATGGCTGAAGCGCTCAGCGGCCTCCTGA
- a CDS encoding CAP domain-containing protein translates to MGWRGLKGVIIGMLILAGGLGRPAPGLGARGAAESTPSNRVFLPLVLRSPTVTAPPLEWLPRLNAYRAMAGLPPVAENPDWRDGCEKHARYMLYGEERCHHPCGGPPQSLVYAGGGCLRAERQRHGELQRHRPRCLCHRCLDAGAFPRRGHAGSPSPPGRLRRLPGGGRRMADGGGSGCAAGMGRDPGGDRFPDPLARGGGHHLPAGLPGRRVSGSPGPLWLHGPRRAPHPDAVRHRLLHTFHHRASAAARWDAGGALRLR, encoded by the coding sequence ATGGGATGGCGGGGGTTGAAGGGGGTGATCATTGGGATGCTGATCCTTGCCGGTGGGTTGGGGAGACCGGCCCCCGGTCTGGGCGCCCGGGGGGCCGCGGAGAGCACGCCCTCCAATCGCGTGTTCCTCCCCCTGGTCCTGCGGTCCCCCACGGTCACCGCACCGCCCCTGGAGTGGCTGCCCCGACTGAACGCCTACCGGGCCATGGCCGGCCTGCCGCCGGTGGCGGAGAACCCCGACTGGCGGGACGGATGTGAGAAACACGCCCGTTATATGTTATATGGTGAAGAACGATGTCATCACCCATGCGGAGGACCCCCTCAATCCCTGGTATACGCCGGAGGGGGATGCCTGCGGGCGGAACGCCAACGTCATGGTGAGCTCCAGCGCCACCGCCCCCGATGCCTATGCCATCGATGTCTGGATGCAGGCGCCTTTCCACGCCGTGGGCATGCTGGATCCCCGTCTCCTCCGGGTCGGCTACGGCGCTTACCGGGAGGCGGACGGCGGATGGCAGATGGGGGCGGCTCTGGATGTGCTGCGGGGATGGGGAGGGATCCCGGAGGGGATCGCTTTCCCGATCCGCTGGCCCGGGGAGGGGGCCACCACCTTCCTGCGGGCCTTCCAGGTCGGCGAGTATCCGGATCCCCTGGTCCATTGTGGTTACACGGCCCCCGCCGGGCTCCCCATCCTGATGCTGTTCGGCACCGGCTCCTTCACACCTTCCATCACCGCGCATCAGCTGCTGCGAGATGGGACGCCGGTGGCGCACTGCGTCTTCGATGA
- a CDS encoding fumarylacetoacetate hydrolase family protein, with protein MRIGRVQTAEGARWVIVEEDAVYALDGDPFRGTFRRGARIGSIDAVTWLAPCVPSKIVAVGRNYAEHAREHQAEVPPEPLIFLKPPSAVIGPGAPIRLPPQSHQVEHEAELAVVIGRRGKDIPEDRAWEYVLGVTCGNDVTARDLQRRDGQWTRSKGFDTFCPLGPWIVTDLSPEEIQNLEILCRVNGELRQHGKARDMVFSIPTLIAYISAVMTLEPGDVILTGTPAGVGPLRPGDWVQVEIPGIGVLGNPVQG; from the coding sequence ATGCGCATCGGACGGGTGCAGACCGCGGAGGGAGCGCGGTGGGTCATTGTCGAGGAAGATGCGGTGTATGCCCTCGACGGCGATCCCTTTCGGGGGACGTTCCGTCGCGGCGCGCGGATCGGATCCATCGATGCCGTGACCTGGCTGGCGCCCTGCGTCCCCTCCAAGATCGTGGCCGTGGGCCGCAATTACGCCGAGCACGCCCGGGAGCACCAGGCGGAGGTCCCTCCGGAGCCGCTGATCTTCCTGAAGCCGCCCAGCGCGGTCATCGGGCCCGGCGCTCCCATCCGGCTCCCACCCCAATCCCATCAGGTGGAGCATGAAGCGGAGCTGGCCGTGGTCATCGGACGCCGGGGGAAGGACATCCCGGAGGACCGGGCCTGGGAATACGTGCTCGGGGTCACCTGCGGGAACGATGTGACCGCCCGGGACCTCCAGCGACGGGATGGCCAGTGGACCCGGAGCAAGGGCTTCGATACGTTCTGCCCCCTGGGCCCCTGGATCGTAACGGACCTCTCCCCGGAGGAGATCCAGAACCTGGAGATCCTCTGCCGGGTGAACGGGGAGCTCCGCCAGCACGGGAAGGCCCGGGATATGGTGTTCTCCATCCCCACGCTGATCGCTTATATCTCCGCCGTGATGACCCTGGAGCCCGGGGATGTGATCCTGACCGGCACCCCGGCCGGGGTGGGGCCCCTCCGCCCCGGCGACTGGGTCCAGGTCGAAATCCCGGGCATCGGAGTCCTCGGCAACCCGGTCCAGGGCTAA
- a CDS encoding ATP-binding protein: MRETRVLVVGEMGALREALRAPAREPLRVELREVPSIPEAEAALEAFQPDVVLVDWRLPEALAFLERVRPRPLGFILIGPPLPALEIVRWLRQGVHDFLLAPDHPDEVVEALRQTLDRVQERRRILGLVERLQRQLQQLSVLYEVGQALAASLRLEEILPPMVEAAIHFTGAEEGSVWLLDESGEVLRLYLHRSRIPEPEVAAPPTTLRVADSLPGRAIRTGRPILLGPGLHKLDTGVLVRALLYVPMQAHGRALGVLGVVHRLSEAGFSEADVHLLRMLGDYAAVAIEKARLFEAMQAEKGKLEAILQGIEEPVLVTDFAENLILFNRSAQQHLGLPAEAMGRPLRAVVAHEELHALFDRKPLPGHTVRQEITLSDRLTFQASLTAVAGVGYVVVMQDITYLKELDRIKSEFLSIVSHDVRTPLTTIRGYVSLLPRVGPLNPRQQEFVEKVERAMRTIVELLNNLLDLSRLESGHALSMERCSPAQILHEAIQIIRPQAEEKGQALVLEIPPDLPTLYGDPRRLEQVFLNLLSNAVKYTPPGGRITVRAMERDGHLMVQVSDTGVGIPPADLPHIFSKFYRVRREGETTEGTGLGLAIVKSIVERHGGRVWAESEVGKGSTFTVLLPCRPEAPPAPSPRRAREASPQHAEPSHEQQHSQPDPIAAGQAPPEGNPTG, translated from the coding sequence ATGCGGGAGACGCGCGTGCTGGTCGTCGGCGAGATGGGAGCCTTGCGGGAGGCGCTGAGAGCGCCCGCCCGGGAACCGCTCCGGGTGGAGCTCCGAGAGGTCCCCTCGATCCCGGAGGCGGAGGCCGCTTTAGAGGCCTTCCAGCCGGATGTGGTCCTGGTGGACTGGCGGCTGCCGGAGGCCCTGGCGTTCCTGGAGCGGGTGCGTCCTCGCCCCCTGGGGTTCATCCTCATCGGTCCGCCCCTGCCCGCCCTGGAGATCGTGCGCTGGCTTCGCCAAGGGGTCCACGATTTCCTGCTGGCCCCGGACCATCCGGATGAGGTGGTGGAGGCGCTCCGGCAGACCCTTGACCGGGTGCAGGAGCGCCGGCGGATCCTCGGGCTGGTCGAGCGGTTGCAACGACAGCTCCAGCAGCTCAGCGTCCTCTACGAGGTGGGGCAGGCCCTGGCGGCCTCCCTGCGCCTGGAGGAGATCCTCCCGCCCATGGTGGAGGCGGCCATCCATTTCACGGGGGCGGAGGAGGGCAGCGTCTGGCTGCTGGACGAGTCGGGCGAGGTCCTTCGCCTTTACCTGCACCGCAGCCGGATCCCGGAGCCGGAGGTGGCGGCCCCGCCCACGACCCTGCGGGTGGCGGACAGCCTCCCGGGCCGGGCCATCCGCACCGGCCGCCCCATCCTGCTCGGCCCGGGCCTCCACAAGCTGGACACCGGGGTGCTCGTGCGCGCGCTCCTGTATGTCCCCATGCAGGCCCATGGCCGCGCCCTGGGAGTGCTCGGGGTGGTCCATCGCCTCTCGGAGGCCGGCTTCTCCGAGGCGGACGTCCACCTCCTGCGCATGCTGGGGGACTACGCCGCCGTGGCCATTGAGAAGGCGCGGCTCTTCGAGGCGATGCAGGCGGAGAAAGGGAAGCTGGAGGCCATCCTCCAGGGCATAGAGGAGCCGGTGCTGGTCACGGATTTCGCGGAGAACCTGATCCTCTTCAACCGCTCCGCTCAGCAGCACCTCGGCCTCCCGGCGGAGGCCATGGGCCGGCCCCTGCGGGCGGTGGTGGCCCATGAGGAGCTCCACGCGCTGTTCGATCGGAAGCCCCTCCCTGGCCACACCGTCCGCCAGGAGATCACCCTGTCGGATCGCCTGACCTTCCAGGCCAGCCTGACCGCGGTGGCGGGCGTGGGCTACGTGGTGGTGATGCAGGACATCACCTATCTGAAGGAGCTGGATCGCATCAAATCCGAGTTCCTCTCCATTGTCTCCCATGATGTCCGCACGCCCCTGACCACGATCCGCGGCTATGTCAGCCTGTTGCCCCGCGTGGGCCCCTTGAACCCGCGCCAGCAGGAGTTCGTCGAGAAAGTGGAGCGGGCGATGCGGACCATCGTCGAGTTGCTGAACAACCTGCTGGACCTCTCCCGCCTGGAGTCCGGGCACGCCCTCTCCATGGAGCGCTGTTCGCCGGCCCAGATCCTCCACGAGGCGATCCAGATCATCCGCCCCCAGGCCGAGGAGAAAGGCCAGGCCCTGGTCCTGGAGATCCCCCCGGACCTCCCGACCCTGTATGGAGATCCGCGGCGCCTAGAACAGGTTTTCCTGAACCTGCTCAGCAACGCGGTCAAATACACGCCTCCCGGAGGGCGCATCACGGTCCGGGCCATGGAGCGGGACGGCCACCTCATGGTGCAGGTGAGCGACACCGGAGTGGGGATCCCGCCTGCGGATCTGCCTCACATCTTCAGTAAGTTTTATCGGGTCCGACGGGAGGGGGAAACGACGGAGGGGACCGGCCTGGGGCTGGCCATTGTGAAATCCATCGTGGAGCGTCACGGGGGGCGGGTGTGGGCCGAGAGCGAGGTGGGCAAGGGGAGCACCTTCACCGTCCTGCTCCCCTGTCGGCCCGAGGCTCCCCCCGCCCCTTCTCCCCGGCGAGCGCGGGAGGCCTCACCGCAACACGCCGAGCCATCGCATGAGCAGCAGCACAGCCAGCCAGACCCCATAGCCGCCGGCCAGGCTCCACCCGAAGGGAACCCGACGGGATAG
- a CDS encoding MBL fold metallo-hydrolase, translated as MQGPWEEREGVLRYRTGGGVELYRLPVRLFPELDGYVYLVLADSHRILVDTGSGLPESQADLIRGFEVVRDRYRRPVGFEDLTAILITHGHIDHFGGLNFVRQRSAAPVFIHELDRRVLANFPERLITVAREIRGFLSHAGVSPQRQSVLLSMYLDMKSMFQSTPVEGCLDDGQRLFGFIEVHHTPGHCPGQVCLRIEEVLLTSDHILAHTTPHQAPERITRYTGLGHYLDSLRRIAALPGIALAFGGHEEPILDLYGRVAAIERFHRQRLERVLEICREPRTIAEISWALFGRQYGYGVLLALLEAGAHVEYLYDRGYLQVENLDQLEQDPNAPVRYRRL; from the coding sequence ATGCAGGGACCATGGGAGGAGCGAGAGGGGGTGCTGCGCTACCGCACCGGGGGCGGAGTGGAGCTCTACCGCCTTCCGGTGCGACTGTTCCCCGAGCTGGACGGATATGTCTATCTGGTCCTGGCGGACTCCCACCGCATCCTGGTGGACACGGGCTCAGGGCTGCCGGAAAGCCAGGCGGATCTGATCCGGGGCTTCGAGGTCGTGCGGGATCGTTACAGGCGCCCGGTGGGGTTCGAGGACCTGACGGCCATTCTGATCACCCATGGGCACATCGATCACTTCGGAGGGTTGAACTTCGTCCGCCAGCGGAGCGCTGCCCCCGTGTTCATCCACGAGCTGGATCGCCGGGTGCTGGCCAACTTTCCGGAGCGCCTGATCACCGTCGCCCGGGAGATCCGTGGCTTCCTGAGCCATGCCGGGGTCTCCCCGCAACGACAGTCCGTCCTGCTGAGCATGTATCTCGACATGAAATCGATGTTCCAGTCCACCCCGGTGGAGGGATGCCTGGACGACGGCCAGCGCCTCTTCGGGTTCATCGAGGTGCATCACACCCCGGGGCATTGCCCGGGGCAGGTCTGCCTGCGCATCGAGGAGGTCCTGCTGACCTCCGACCACATCCTGGCCCACACCACGCCCCATCAGGCCCCGGAGCGGATCACCCGCTACACCGGCCTGGGCCATTACCTGGACTCCCTGCGCCGGATCGCCGCGCTGCCGGGCATCGCCCTCGCCTTCGGCGGGCATGAGGAGCCCATCCTCGACCTCTACGGGCGGGTTGCGGCCATCGAGCGGTTCCACCGGCAGCGCCTGGAGCGCGTGCTGGAGATCTGCCGCGAGCCCAGGACCATCGCCGAGATCTCGTGGGCCCTCTTCGGCCGACAATACGGTTATGGGGTGTTGCTGGCCCTCCTGGAGGCCGGCGCCCACGTGGAATATCTCTACGATCGAGGCTACCTGCAGGTGGAGAACCTGGACCAGCTGGAGCAGGATCCCAACGCGCCGGTCCGCTACCGGAGGCTGTAG
- a CDS encoding NAD(P)-dependent oxidoreductase, with protein sequence MRVLITGGAGFFGFHMANKLIQHGHEVRLLDIADYIEEDYIGPVEFHKGDVRDRKVVDRVMHGVDAVIHAAAALPLWPRREIFSVNVEGTRTVLESAQAHGVPRVVFISSTAVYGIPRKHPILEDDPLQGVGPYGESKIQAERICQSFRERGLTVTVIRPKTFIGPGRLGVFQILFDWVERGKPIPIIGSGRNRYQLLDVDDLTDAIVLALTVPAEQANDTFNIGAERFGTVREDVQALCDHAGTGARVWPLPARPVKAALALFEALHLSPLYRWVYGTADKDSFVAIDRAKAKLGWRPRYSNAESLIRTYEWYRAHQAELAGKVGVTHRVAWDQGILRVIRDLLP encoded by the coding sequence ATGCGGGTGCTGATCACGGGAGGCGCGGGCTTCTTCGGCTTCCACATGGCCAACAAGCTGATCCAGCACGGCCACGAGGTCCGCCTGCTGGACATCGCGGATTACATCGAGGAGGACTACATCGGCCCGGTGGAGTTCCATAAGGGGGACGTGCGGGACCGGAAGGTGGTGGATCGGGTCATGCACGGCGTGGACGCGGTCATCCACGCCGCCGCGGCGTTGCCCCTCTGGCCCCGTCGGGAGATCTTCTCTGTGAACGTGGAGGGCACCCGGACCGTTCTGGAGAGCGCCCAGGCTCACGGGGTGCCGCGGGTGGTCTTCATCTCCTCCACCGCGGTCTACGGCATCCCCCGCAAGCATCCCATCCTGGAAGACGATCCGCTCCAGGGCGTGGGGCCTTACGGGGAAAGCAAGATCCAGGCCGAGCGGATTTGTCAGTCCTTCCGGGAGCGCGGGCTGACGGTCACCGTGATCCGGCCCAAGACCTTCATCGGGCCCGGCCGCCTGGGCGTCTTCCAGATCCTGTTCGACTGGGTGGAGCGGGGCAAGCCCATCCCCATCATCGGCAGCGGCAGGAACCGCTACCAGTTGCTCGATGTGGATGATCTGACCGATGCGATCGTCCTGGCCCTCACGGTCCCGGCGGAGCAGGCCAACGACACGTTCAACATCGGCGCGGAGCGCTTCGGCACGGTGCGGGAGGATGTGCAGGCCCTGTGCGACCACGCGGGCACCGGGGCGCGGGTCTGGCCGCTGCCCGCCCGGCCGGTTAAGGCGGCCCTCGCGCTTTTCGAAGCGCTCCACCTCTCGCCGCTCTATCGCTGGGTCTACGGGACCGCTGACAAGGACTCCTTCGTGGCCATCGATCGGGCGAAGGCGAAGCTGGGCTGGCGTCCCCGCTACAGCAACGCGGAGTCCCTCATCCGAACTTACGAATGGTATCGGGCCCATCAGGCGGAGCTCGCCGGCAAGGTCGGCGTCACCCACCGGGTCGCCTGGGACCAGGGGATCCTGCGGGTGATCCGGGATCTGCTGCCCTGA
- a CDS encoding acylphosphatase → MTRAERKPGMEDPVRLHAIVHGIVQGVNFRYYTRLRAEALGLSGWVANRSDGTVEVVAEGPRPAVEALLDFLRQGPPAARVDYVETYWEKPTGEFRGFRIRYEVD, encoded by the coding sequence ATGACACGAGCGGAGCGGAAGCCCGGGATGGAGGATCCGGTTCGGCTCCACGCCATTGTCCATGGGATCGTCCAGGGGGTGAACTTCCGGTATTACACCCGGTTGCGGGCGGAAGCCCTGGGCTTGAGCGGCTGGGTGGCCAATCGCTCGGATGGAACGGTGGAGGTGGTGGCGGAGGGGCCCCGTCCCGCTGTGGAGGCATTGCTCGACTTCCTGCGGCAGGGGCCTCCGGCCGCGCGGGTGGATTACGTGGAAACCTACTGGGAGAAACCCACCGGTGAGTTCCGGGGATTTCGCATCCGCTACGAGGTGGACTGA
- the dcd gene encoding dCTP deaminase yields MGLKSDRWIREMALKHRMIEPFEESQVRPGVISYGLSSYGYDIRVADEFKVFTDVYSTIVDPKNFDPRSFVDVRGEVCVIPPNSFALARSVEYFRIPRNVLVVCVGKSTYARCGIIVNVTPLEPEWEGYLTLEISNTTPLPAKIYAYEGIAQVLFFEADEVCERSYKERGGRYQNQRGITIPRVR; encoded by the coding sequence ATGGGCCTGAAGTCCGATCGCTGGATCCGCGAGATGGCCCTGAAGCATCGTATGATCGAGCCCTTCGAGGAATCCCAGGTGCGGCCCGGGGTGATCTCCTACGGGCTTTCCTCTTACGGTTACGACATCCGGGTCGCAGACGAGTTCAAGGTTTTCACCGACGTTTACAGCACCATTGTGGACCCCAAGAACTTCGACCCCCGCTCGTTTGTGGACGTGCGAGGGGAAGTCTGCGTCATCCCCCCCAACTCCTTCGCCCTGGCCCGCAGCGTCGAGTATTTCCGGATCCCCCGGAACGTCCTGGTGGTGTGTGTGGGGAAGTCCACTTACGCCCGCTGCGGGATCATCGTGAACGTCACCCCCCTGGAGCCGGAGTGGGAGGGGTATCTCACCCTGGAGATCAGCAACACTACGCCGCTGCCGGCGAAGATCTACGCCTACGAGGGGATCGCTCAGGTCCTGTTCTTCGAGGCGGACGAGGTCTGCGAGCGATCTTACAAGGAGCGAGGCGGACGGTATCAGAACCAGCGGGGGATCACCATCCCGCGGGTGCGGTGA
- a CDS encoding PH domain-containing protein, which produces MTERPDRRRGLRVGILLEGLLGLIALAGILFTLSRPPSPEVAAASTGAGLALLGAVMIGYVLRGLHSARYYLDRNGLILTWWPAVHIIPMHAIQDLRPAPTHPGAVRGWRGIRWPGLYTGHAWAVEENRPVLFFATEDLPRQLWVITEAAIYAISPAQPQAFIDAFRERAAMKPTQRLEQTTVFPGWRQRAFWSDRAAWALIGLGALVLWGMWLWLCMRFPGLPPRIPLEGSANALLTSSLHLVRLPGLGALIWALHGVLGFLVHERERPAAYGLWLVGLMVQGLLLGAMLQILR; this is translated from the coding sequence ATGACCGAACGGCCGGACCGGCGGCGCGGGCTGCGGGTCGGCATCCTGCTGGAAGGCCTCCTCGGGCTGATCGCCCTGGCCGGGATCCTCTTCACCCTCTCCCGTCCGCCCTCGCCGGAAGTGGCGGCGGCGTCCACGGGGGCCGGGTTGGCCCTGCTGGGAGCCGTCATGATCGGCTACGTCCTGCGGGGTCTCCATTCCGCCCGGTATTATCTGGATCGCAACGGCCTGATCCTGACCTGGTGGCCGGCGGTTCACATCATCCCCATGCACGCCATCCAGGACCTGCGCCCGGCTCCGACGCATCCCGGGGCGGTGCGGGGCTGGCGCGGCATCCGCTGGCCGGGCCTCTACACCGGCCACGCGTGGGCCGTGGAGGAGAACCGTCCCGTCCTCTTCTTCGCCACCGAGGATCTTCCCCGGCAGCTCTGGGTGATCACGGAGGCGGCCATCTATGCCATCTCACCGGCTCAGCCTCAGGCCTTCATCGACGCTTTCCGGGAGCGGGCGGCGATGAAGCCCACCCAGCGTCTGGAGCAGACGACGGTCTTCCCCGGATGGCGGCAACGGGCCTTCTGGTCGGATCGGGCGGCGTGGGCGCTCATCGGCCTCGGGGCCCTCGTCCTCTGGGGGATGTGGCTCTGGCTCTGCATGCGGTTCCCGGGCTTGCCGCCCCGGATCCCTCTGGAAGGGTCTGCCAACGCTCTACTGACCTCCTCCCTCCATCTGGTCCGGCTCCCCGGGCTGGGAGCCCTGATCTGGGCCCTCCATGGGGTCCTGGGGTTTCTGGTGCATGAGCGCGAGCGGCCCGCGGCCTACGGGCTGTGGCTGGTCGGGCTGATGGTTCAGGGGTTGCTGCTGGGCGCCATGCTTCAGATCCTCCGATAA
- a CDS encoding response regulator transcription factor: MDRLRVLIIHPDLELGERLLQSALQVGYRAHYAPDLRGGLALIARAVPDVIVADREWLERNGRGLFNALRGCSPLPLICPVEDAAADPIWERLARAWRAFQTWTGGEVVQVGPLIIDQGRKRVIWRGRPVQLPPLQFKILTVLARRAGQVVSHADLVREVWGIETDDPEARELLKVHIRQIRKRLGLDPERGEVLVSVRGFGYMLTPPEGQG; the protein is encoded by the coding sequence ATGGATCGCCTGCGGGTGCTGATCATCCATCCGGATCTGGAGCTGGGGGAGCGTTTGCTCCAGAGCGCCCTGCAGGTGGGATATCGCGCGCATTACGCGCCGGATTTGCGGGGAGGGCTGGCGCTGATCGCCCGCGCCGTCCCCGACGTCATCGTGGCGGATCGGGAGTGGCTGGAGCGCAACGGCCGCGGGCTGTTCAACGCCCTGCGGGGATGCTCCCCCCTTCCCCTGATCTGCCCCGTGGAGGACGCGGCGGCGGATCCGATCTGGGAGCGCCTGGCCCGGGCGTGGCGGGCCTTCCAGACCTGGACCGGCGGCGAGGTGGTGCAGGTGGGGCCGCTGATCATCGACCAGGGTCGCAAGCGGGTGATCTGGCGCGGCCGGCCGGTGCAGCTCCCTCCTCTGCAGTTTAAGATCCTCACCGTGCTGGCCCGGCGCGCCGGCCAGGTGGTTTCCCATGCGGATCTGGTGCGGGAGGTCTGGGGGATCGAGACGGATGACCCGGAGGCTCGGGAGCTCCTGAAAGTGCACATCCGCCAGATCCGCAAGCGCCTGGGCCTGGACCCGGAGCGGGGGGAGGTGCTGGTCTCGGTGCGCGGGTTCGGTTACATGCTGACCCCGCCGGAGGGACAGGGATGA